One Fusarium falciforme chromosome 1, complete sequence genomic window carries:
- a CDS encoding Methyltransf-25 domain-containing protein yields MAQEKDMWSSKAYQNSASFVPKLATKVIGWLDLQKDDVLLDIGCGDGILNVEFAKILAQGSGSMHGVDSSPSMIEAARELCKDAKNSTFETIDATQLVSKPELQQGTFTKAFSNAAMHWILRPEDTRAQFFKGVYAALAPGGTFVFEMGGLGNVSEMRTAALGAVARRVGMKAALAADPWFFPDEAWATKFLEEAGFVVERAEREWRPTPADKGGVEGWIRLMASKLLDAVPGEVEREAAVQECIEVLREVCRNPGGGEMISYVRLRAMARKPE; encoded by the exons ATGGCTCAAGAAAAGGATATGTGGTCTTCCAAG GCCTACCAGAACTCAGCATCTTTTGTGCCCAAGCTTGCGACTAAAGTGATTGGATGGCTGGATCTTCAAAAAGACGATGTGCTTCTCGACATTGGATGTGGCG ATGGCATATTGAATGTCGAATTCGCCAAGATCCTGGCTCAAGGTAGTGGTTCGATGCACGGCGTTGATAGCTCGCCTAGCATGATCGAAGCTGCTCGAGAGCTCTGCAAGGATGCCAAGAACTCTACCTTTGAGA CTATCGATGCCACCCAGCTCGTCTCTAAACCAGAGCTTCAACAAGGGACCTTCACCAAAGCCTTCTCCAACGCAGCCATGCATTGGATCCTGCGGCCAGAGGACACCAGGGCCCAGTTCTTCAAGGGCGTGTATGCCGCTCTCGCACCAGGTGGTACCTTTGTATTCGAGATGGGTGGTCTTGGAAACGTCTCTGAGATGCGGACAGCGGCCCTTGGCGCCGTGGCTCGCCGAGTCGGAATGAAAGCTGCACTGGCCGCCGACCCTTGGTTCTTCCCAGACGAAGCCTGGGCGACAAAGTTCTTGGAGGAGGCAGGCTTTGTGGTTGAGCGGGCCGAGCGTGAGTGGCGGCCTACACCCGCTGATAAGGGTGGTGTGGAGGGCTGGATACGTCTGATGGCAAGCAAACTGCTAGATGCTGTTCCAGGGGAAGTGGAGAGAGAAGCAGCGGTACAGGAGTGCATAGAGGTACTGCGGGAAGTTTGCCGGAAccccggaggaggagagatgatTTCCTATGTTAGACTGAGGGCTATGGCTAGGAAGCCAGAATGA